In Cucurbita pepo subsp. pepo cultivar mu-cu-16 chromosome LG04, ASM280686v2, whole genome shotgun sequence, the following are encoded in one genomic region:
- the LOC111793614 gene encoding uncharacterized protein LOC111793614 — MERHVRLFLNKLSFASIAIASLTLLLLFLQTPQTCIPPNSPPKPHLKFPKSSCDSTPRQILSVDKKNKRLWSTKLWHNNLSSFLNFFHALRDLGLLHNHTKVLCVSAGAGHEVMALSQMGLLDVTGVELVDSPPLVTRADPHNLPFFDHAFDLAFSAHLAEALFPSRFVSEMERTVRPFGSCVVVVEECGDDEVREIVGLFTKSRFVNSVNVTLTGLKMTRILMKRVSSR; from the coding sequence ATGGAACGGCACGTACGCCTTTTTCTCAACAAGCTCTCATTTGCTTCAATCGCCATTGCCTCTCTcaccctcctcctcctcttcctccaaaCCCCACAGACCTGCATTCCCCCAAATTCCCCTCCAAAACCCCATCTCAAATTCCCCAAATCCTCCTGCGATTCCACTCCTCGCCAGATCCTCTCCGTCGACAAGAAGAACAAGCGCCTCTGGTCCACCAAACTCTGGCACAACAACCTCTCCTCCTTCCTCAATTTCTTCCACGCCCTTCGCGATCTAGGGCTTCTCCATAACCACACCAAAGTCCTCTGTGTTTCCGCCGGCGCTGGCCACGAGGTCATGGCGCTCTCTCAGATGGGACTTCTTGATGTCACTGGCGTCGAATTGGTTGATTCGCCTCCTTTGGTAACTCGTGCTGATCCGCATAATTTGCCGTTTTTTGATCATGCTTTTGATTTGGCGTTTTCTGCTCATTTGGCTGAGGCGTTGTTTCCGTCTCGATTTGTGTCGGAGATGGAGAGAACTGTTCGTCCTTTTGGATCGTGTGTGGTCGTTGTTGAGGAATGTGGTGATGATGAAGTTAGGGAGATTGTTGGATTGTTTACGAAATCGCGATTTGTAAATTCCGTCAATGTTACGTTAACCGGGTTGAAAATGACTCGGATTCTAATGAAAAGAGTTTCTTCTCGGTAG
- the LOC111793842 gene encoding universal stress protein PHOS32-like, producing MSLQPTRSDLESTDIDGVNPNDSGRIQPSSPGALLSARHSLDSQRRIAIAVDLSDESAYAVRWAVQNYLRPGDLVFFLHVRPTSVLYGADWGAVDLHQRSSSSDDVSAEESQRKLEDDFDNFTTTKASDLAQPLVEANIPFKIHIVKDHDMKERLCLEVERLGLSAVIMGSRGFGASKRITKGRLGSVSDYCVHHCVCPVVVVRYPDDKDGSRGDADADGSSGGSVKSIIGEEVELEPVPEDEQEYHDADEEIKEVVQVPKVEKTGE from the exons ATGAGTCTTCAACCTACGCGATCGGACTTGGAATCTACTGATATTGACGGCGTGAATCCTAATGACTCTGGTCGAATTCAACCGTCGTCGCCGGGCGCTCTTCTATCAGCGCGTCATTCATTGGACTCCCAGCGGAGAATCGCAATTGCTGTTGATTTGAGCGATGAAAGCGCCTACGCTGTCCGTTGGGCTGTTCAGAACTATCTCCGTCCCGGAGATTTGGTGTTTTTTCTTCACGTCCGACCTACCAGCGTTCTTTATGGAGCGGATTGGGGAGCGGTTGACCTTCACCAAAGGAGTAGCAGCAGCGACGACGTTAGCGCTGAGGAATCGCAAAGGAAGCTCGAGGATGATTTCGATAACTTCACGACGACCAAGGCCAGTGACTTGGCTCAGCCTTTAGTGGAGGCCAATATTCCTTTCAAGATTCATATAGTCAAAGACCACGACATGAAGGAGAGGCTGTGCTTGGAGGTTGAAAGATTAGGGCTCAGCGCTGTTATCATGGGGAGCCGTGGCTTTGGCGCCTCCAAGCGAATCACTAAGGGCCGACTTGGGAGTGTTAGCGATTACTGCGTTCACCATTGTGTATGTCCAGTAGTGGTGGTCAGGTATCCCGATGACAAGGATGGTTCTCGTGGAGATGCCGATGCCGATGGAAGTAGTGGCGGCTCGGTGAAGAGTATTATTGGGGAGGAAGTGGAACTTGAACCAGTTCCTGAGGACGAGCAGGAGTATCACGACGCTGATGAGGAGATCAAAG AAGTTGTGCAGGTGCCAAAGGTAGAGAAGACTGGTGAGTGA
- the LOC111793653 gene encoding transcription factor MYB14-like, with protein MAKCCCCCDQIQVKKGVWTPEEDQKLISYVNRYGHWNWRQLPKFAGLSRCGKSCRLRWMNYLRPDIRKGGFSKKEEEIIVKMYSAIGGRWSTMASLMPGRTDNHIKNHWNTVLKRRVLQKNVSRTMANKPPPPPSPPLPPATKSPIHEGFSGESLSSNDNSTLIVNSTALESVLIQTIETSTAGNIDMLPANDRPPVSSTGDFWTDPLWLDSDFDLPFDYHQDLEEPIFPKFGLDEYIFQEELY; from the exons atggcGAAATGTTGCTGTTGCTGTGATCAAATTCAAGTGAAGAAGGGAGTTTGGACGCCTGAAGAAGACCAAAAGCTTATTTCTTATGTTAATAGATATGGCCATTGGAATTGGAGGCAACTTCCAAAATTTGCAG gGCTCTCGAGATGTGGAAAGAGTTGCAGGTTGCGGTGGATGAACTACTTGAGACCCGATATTAGAAAAGGGGGTTTCTcgaagaaagaggaagaaattatcGTCAAAATGTATTCCGCCATCGGTGGCAG ATGGTCTACCATGGCTTCCTTAATGCCAGGAAGAACAGATAACCATATAAAAAATCATTGGAATACAGTTTTAAAGAGACGAGTATTGCAGAAGAATGTGTCAAGAACAATGGCAAAcaaaccaccaccaccaccgtcACCGCCGCTGCCGCCGGCGACAAAAAGTCCAATTCACGAAGGGTTTTCCGGTGAGAGTTTGAGCTCAAACGACAATTCCACTCTCATTGTTAATTCAACGGCTCTAGAGAGTGTACTAATTCAGACCATTGAAACGTCGACCGCCGGAAATATCGACATGCTGCCTGCGAATGATCGCCCGCCGGTGAGTTCCACCGGCGATTTTTGGACCGACCCTTTATGGCTGGACTCCGATTTTGACCTGCCATTTGATTATCATCAAGACCTCGAAGAACCCATCTTTCCCAAATTTGGATtagatgaatatatttttcaagaagaattatattaa
- the LOC111793654 gene encoding cytochrome b6-f complex iron-sulfur subunit, chloroplastic-like, which produces MASSALSSATSSQLCAGRSALFCPSQALLRKPKSTQMGAKGKGMGGKISCQATSIPADRVPDMEKRKTMNLLLLGAIGLPTATMLYPYTYFFVPPGTGGSGGGVVAKDALGNDVLAADWLNVHGPGDRTLTQGLKGDPTYLVVEKDKTLATFGINAVCTHLGCVVPWNAAENKFICPCHGSQYNDQGRVVRGPAPLSLALVHADVDDGKVVFVPWVETDFRTGENPWWA; this is translated from the exons ATGGCTTCCTCCGCTCTTTCTTCTGCAACATCCTCACAG CTATGCGCCGGCAGAAGCGCTTTGTTCTGTCCCTCTCAAGCGCTTTTGAGGAAACCTAAAAGCACTCAAATGGGGGCAAAGGGAAAGGGAATGGGCGGCAAAATCAGTTGTCAAGCCACGAGTATTCCGGCTGATCGAGTGCCGGATAtggagaaaaggaaaaccatGAATCTGCTTCTTCTGGGTGCTATTGGGCTTCCCACTGCTACTATGTTGTATCCTTACACCTATTTCTTTGTCCCTCCTGG TACTGGAGGATCTGGTGGTGGAGTTGTGGCCAAGGATGCTCTTGGAAATGATGTTTTGGCTGCTGACTGGCTTAATGTGCATGGCCCTGGAGACCGAACTCTCACACAGGGGTTGAAG GGTGATCCTACCTACCTCGTAGTCGAAAAGGATAAAACGCTCGCAACGTTCGGAATCAACGCAGTTTGCACTCACCTCGGATGCGTCGTGCCATGGAATGCAGCTGAGAACAAGTTCATCTGCCCATGCCATGGATCCCAGTACAACGATCAAGGCAGAGTCGTCCGAGGACCGGCACCTCTG TCTCTTGCATTGGTTCATGCCGATGTAGACGACGGGAAGGTCGTGTTCGTCCCGTGGGTCGAAACCGACTTCAGAACTGGCGAAAATCCATGGTGGGCTTAA
- the LOC111793650 gene encoding uncharacterized GPI-anchored protein At4g28100-like, whose translation MLNFAQKCLICFVFSCIATNFHSTSAGFLVQPVSGQSQPLNPGEYSSSNTVPAFPVQTQMQICHLDLSDELFGGVREACGRDLDRSRCCPVLAAWLFAAHARAALKITTPAPSDLPMMPDDSQKCVNSLQASLLSRNIKIPQPNASCDAVLCFCGIRLHQISSLSCPAAFNVSGDGVHDGYRNATPTAAVRNLEKNCRNSSYSGCTKCLGALQKVTATKKNATSDRVSKMFNRDCQLMGLTWLLARNKTAYIPTVSAVLRAIMYSAHPPHESTCSPDQENMPLAVDSLQMEKAQSSSPPSISLIPIIPLLVIGYWVAW comes from the exons ATGCTTAATTTCGCCCAAAAATGTCTAATTTGCTTCGTTTTCTCATGCATTGctacaaattttcattctacTTCAGCTGGTTTTCTCGTCCAACCGGTTTCCGGCCAAAGCCAGCCACTAAATCCCGGCGAATACTCATCCTCCAACACGGTTCCGGCCTTTCCGGTCCAAACCCAGATGCAAATTTGCCATCTTGATCTCTCCGACGAGCTTTTCGGCGGCGTTAGGGAGGCTTGCGGTCGAGACTTGGACCGGAGTCGGTGCTGTCCTGTTCTAGCCGCGTGGCTTTTTGCCGCTCATGCACGCGCCGCCCTGAAGATTACCACTCCAGCACCGTCGGACCTTCCGATGATGCCGGACGACTCACAGAAATGCGTTAACTCGCTGCAGGCGTCGCTGTTGAGTAGAAATATAAAGATTCCACAGCCGAATGCGAGCTGCGACGCCGTTTTGTGCTTTTGTGGGATTCGGCTTCATCAAATTAGCTCGTTGTCTTGCCCCGCCGCCTTTAATGTCTCCGGCGACGGCGTTCACGACGGCTACCGGAACGCCACCCCGACGGCCGCCGTCCGTAATCTTGAAAAGAATTGCCGGAACTCATCTTATTCCGGCTGCACGAAATGCCTTGGCGCCCTTCAAAAg GTTACGGCAACGAAGAAGAACGCCACCAGCGACAGAGTGAGTAAAATGTTCAACAGAGACTGCCAGCTCATGGGGCTGACGTGGCTCCTCGCCCGTAACAAAACGGCGTATATCCCCACCGTTTCGGCCGTACTACGAGCCATCATGTACAGTGCCCACCCTCCTCACGAGTCTACGTGTAGTCCGGACCAAGAAAACATGCCGCTGGCCGTCGATTCGTTACAGATGGAAAAAGCGCAGTCGTCATCGCCACCGTCCATTTCTCTGATTCCGATTATACCCCTATTGGTTATTGGTTATTGGGTTGCTTGGTAG
- the LOC111793651 gene encoding transcription factor MYB41-like: protein MGRAPCCDKNGLKKGPWTPEEDQKLVGYIQIHGPGNWRNLPKKAGLQRCGKSCRLRWTNYLRPDIKRGRFSFEEEETIIQLHSVLGNKWSAIAAHLPGRTDNEIKNYWNTHIRKKLLRMGIDPVTHTPRIDLLDLSSIIATAIRSHPILGLSTLLNNQAQALNPESLRLISTLLALKQEDPNANNSHLQNEEHAQIQAQMDTLSQLLQPNDEINNNTNSSMIPITNFVECSNSQENMNFLASNLSGDDVNHVYDDGLKPKASDFGFESVITTPKSSPTPLNSSSTCINNSCNEDERDSFCSNFLQFEIPQGLDFADFM from the exons ATGGGACGAGCTCCATGCTGTGATAAGAATGGCCTGAAAAAGGGTCCATGGACTCCTGAGGAAGATCAGAAGCTTGTTGGCTATATTCAAATTCATGGGCCTGGGAATTGGCGTAATCTTCCTAAAAAAGCTG GACTTCAAAGATGTGGGAAAAGTTGTAGGCTTCGGTGGACTAATTATCTGAGACCTGATATCAAGAGAGGGAGGTTTTCttttgaggaagaagaaactaTAATCCAATTGCATAGTGTCTTGGGAAACAA ATGGTCAGCGATAGCAGCTCATTTACCTGGAAGAACAGATAACGAGATCAAAAACTACTGGAATACTCACATTAGAAAAAAACTCCTTCGAATGGGAATCGACCCAGTGACCCACACTCCACGGATCGATCTTCTCGACCTATCCTCCATCATCGCCACGGCCATCCGCAGCCACCCAATCCTCGGTCTCTCGACGTTATTAAACAACCAAGCTCAAGCTCTAAACCCTGAATCTCTAAGGCTAATTTCCACCCTCTTAGCCCTCAAACAAGAAGACCCAAATGCCAACAATTCCCATCtccaaaatgaagaacatgcTCAAATTCAAGCTCAAATGGACACATTATCACAACTCTTACAACCCAACGATGAAATCAATAATAACACAAACTCTTCAATGATACCCATCACAAACTTCGTTGAGTGCTCAAATTCTCAAGAAAATATGAACTTTTTAGCTTCAAATTTGAGTGGAGATGATGTTAATCATGTGTACGATGATGGCTTGAAACCTAAGGCTTCAGATTTTGGGTTTGAATCGGTTATAACAACGCCAAAATCAAGCCCCACGCCGTTGAATTCTTCATCAACTTGCATAAACAATAGCTGCAATGAGGATGAGAGAGACAGTTTTTGTAGTAATTTTTTGCAGTTTGAAATTCCTCAAGGCTTGGACTTTGCTGATTTCatgtaa
- the LOC111793656 gene encoding uncharacterized protein LOC111793656 isoform X1 has product MDRDRTEMSSSRTAWVVAASVGVVEALKDQGVCRWNHTIRSVQQYAKSHARSASQVKKLSSPSSAAVSDQKWKQSQESLRTVMFLSCWGPNN; this is encoded by the exons ATGG ACAGAGACAGAACAGAGATGAGTTCATCAAGAACAGCTTGGGTTGTCGCCGCCAGTGTCGGAGTGGTGGAGGCTTTGAAAGATCAAGGGGTTTGCCGCTGGAATCATACAATTAGGTCGGTTCAGCAGTATGCTAAAAGCCATGCGAGATCTGCTTCGCAGGTCAAGAAGCTTTCTTCGCCGTCGTCTGCGGCGGTTTCCGACCAGAAATGGAAGCAGTCGCAGGAATCTCTGAGAACTGTCATGTTCTTGAGCTGTTGGGGTCCTAATAATTGA
- the LOC111793652 gene encoding protein THYLAKOID FORMATION1, chloroplastic-like, producing MAAVNSVSFSTVSQFSDRRSPVPSARSLASNFDGFRFRSSVFYHHSGVRTSSFSSRLVIHCMSAGTDVTTVAETKLNFLKAYKRPIPSIYNSVLQELIVQQHLMRYKRTYRYDPVFALGFVTVYDQLMDGYPSDEDREAIFQAYIKALNEDPEQYRIDAQKLEEWARSQSAASLVEFASKEGEVESVLKDIAERAASKGSFSYSRFFAIGLFRLLELANATEPSILEKLCAALNVDKKSVDRDLDVYRNLLSKLVQAKELLKEYVDREKKKRDERAGSQTANEAVTK from the exons ATGGCGGCTGTTAATTCCGTGTCATTCTCAACGGTAAGTCAGTTTTCTGATCGAAGGTCGCCGGTTCCGTCGGCTCGTTCACTCGCCTCGAATTTCGACGGGTTTCGTTTCCGTTCTAGTGTTTTCTATCATCATTCGGGAGTTCGAACCTCGAGTTTCAGTTCTCGCTTGGTCATTCATTGCATGTCCGCCGGAACAG ATGTGACGACTGTAGCTGAGACTAAATTGAACTTTCTAAAGGCGTATAAACGACCTATCCCTAGCATATACAACTCTGTTCTGCAAGAGTTGATTGTGCAGCAGCATTTGATGAGGTATAAGAGGACGTACCGTTATGATCCTGTTTTCGCCCTCGGTTTTGTTACTGTATATGATCAGCTTATGGATGGGTACCCTAGCGATGAGGATCGGGAGGCCATTTTCCAAGCCTACATTAAGGCGTTGAATGAGGATCCAGAGCAATATAG AATTGATGCTCAAAAATTGGAAGAGTGGGCTCGGTCTCAGTCTGCAGCTTCATTGGTTGAATTTGcatcaaaagaaggagaagtTGAGAGTGTTTTGAAAGACATTGCAGAACGAGCTGCGAGTAAGGGGAGTTTCAGTTACAGCCGATTTTTTGCGATTGGGCTATTTCGACTCCTCGAATTGGCAAATGCTACTGAACCCAGTATCTTGGAAAAG CTCTGTGCCGCTTTAAATGTTGACAAAAAAAGTGTGGACCGAGACCTTGATGTATACCGCAACCTGCTTTCGAAGTTGGTTCAGGCGAAGGAGCTCCTAAAGGAATACGTTGATAG agagaagaagaaaagagatgagAGGGCTGGATCACAGACAGCTAACGAGGCCGTAACAAAATGA
- the LOC111793656 gene encoding uncharacterized protein LOC111793656 isoform X2, translating to MSSSIRSAWVVAASVGVVEALKDQGICRWNNVLRSAQFYAKNHVGSVSQAKKFSSSAAAAAVASGKQQNQSEESLRTVMYLSCWGPNN from the coding sequence ATGAGCTCCTCAATTAGATCAGCTTGGGTTGTAGCTGCCAGTGTCGGCGTTGTTGAGGCCCTCAAGGATCAAGGGATTTGCCGGTGGAATAACGTCTTAAGATCGGCGCAATTCTACGCCAAAAACCATGTTGGGTCAGTTTCTCAGGCCAAGAAGTtttcctcctccgccgccgccgccgccgtggCTTCCGGCAAGCAGCAGAATCAGTCGGAGGAATCTCTGAGGACGGTCATGTACCTCAGCTGTTGGGGTCCTAATAATTGA
- the LOC111793656 gene encoding uncharacterized protein LOC111793656 isoform X3 encodes MSSSRTAWVVAASVGVVEALKDQGVCRWNHTIRSVQQYAKSHARSASQVKKLSSPSSAAVSDQKWKQSQESLRTVMFLSCWGPNN; translated from the coding sequence ATGAGTTCATCAAGAACAGCTTGGGTTGTCGCCGCCAGTGTCGGAGTGGTGGAGGCTTTGAAAGATCAAGGGGTTTGCCGCTGGAATCATACAATTAGGTCGGTTCAGCAGTATGCTAAAAGCCATGCGAGATCTGCTTCGCAGGTCAAGAAGCTTTCTTCGCCGTCGTCTGCGGCGGTTTCCGACCAGAAATGGAAGCAGTCGCAGGAATCTCTGAGAACTGTCATGTTCTTGAGCTGTTGGGGTCCTAATAATTGA